TACAGGCTCGAATAATGTGAGGCCCCGGTATATTCTTATAAAGCCCGGATGGTGCGAAGACCCGACATTTGATTTCGAGACCAAGATACTATTGTTTATCGGTTATTTGTACCTATTTGCGTGCAGGAGATAAAGAAACATGAGAcatgataattaataattttttattattaaagaaAGATCCGGCGAACTGTTACATTATCCATTATTGAAGATGCCGAAATTTGCCATTCAGTTAGCCAGTCAGTCAATTCATGAATCCGAAGATTGATGAAGGATTCAGAAGTTAAGATCTTTTCCAATTGATGTCATTCTTTCCACAGCATCATGTGTAACAGAACCTGGTCGGTAGCTAGATCTGTAACTCTACCCACTTCAAATTCCCGGGTGTACTTCCTTGCTCTTGCTCTCTGTGCTCGAGTAGGAGCCAAACCGTTCCGGTAGGTATTATTCAGGTCTTGAACCTTGTACCAGGTAGACATGACCTTCACCCAGATTAATTCTTCAATCGTCTTCTTCAAATCCTCCAGATGAGGACGCATTGCGTTGGTTACTAAGACGTGTGTGCTACTGCAATTAGTGGAGTCACTTGAAGACATGTTGAACGGATGTTCACCTTTCATTTCTATTCTCTTATTTATAGGCACATTACATTTAATGGAGGCACCTCGTAAATGGTATCAGGTAAGACGAGAGGACGTTCACGGTTATCGAAGCATCATTCTTATCCATCTCAAAATATGGAGCGTTTTTCGACAGAAATTTAATATTGATACATGCGTCATTATGATTCTACATCATAGCCCGGGAGgtttgaggccccggcatcttattctGTAGCACGAGGAATTTAGCTCCCGACATCTCAGTTAGggagatttattttattcagttcCTAGTACAAATACAATATCTAGAAAAACTGAAATTCTCGACAGAATTAGAAATGGACAAGCATTTTTATTCCGGAAAGGGTGCTGGGAAAGTAACGgaaatataaaacaaaaataactttTATTCAGAAAAAGAAATTCTTGCGGACTACATCATAATATGCTTCCTCTACAAACATCATCCACAGGGTCATCCAGCCCTTTACTTCTCCAGTAGACGATTTGAGGAAGCTGTCGGAATCGACAATGTCCGTCAGAATTTTCCTTTCCTTGTAGAGCATCAACTCGTAGACATAATCGTCCTTGAAGAGATCAGCTGTCTCAGAAACGTGCAGACGTTCCCGATACTCCTTCAGCTTTACCACCAGTCTAGGAGTATTAGCTTCCCCAGTCTCGTAGAGAAACTTCAATCTCTGAAGCTTTTCCCAGTAGTGGATAATTTTATGGAAGACTTCATCCTCCAATTCCAGCTTTCGTTTCTCCCGGGCTGTTTACATGAATTCTTCCGCCATATCAGGAGTCTTGGAGCCGCTTGCACCTGCCATTATATTCTCTAGAAGATAAATGTTGGTGTCATTGAACAAAGGAAGGGTTGTTATATATATAGGAGAGTGAAGCCAATCCACACCATTAATCCATAATGAACCCAACGGCTCAGATATCCATCAGAAATAGTGCAAAAATATTCATACAGACGAGAAGATATTCGAAAAGACAGGTCCAGGAATCAATGCGTCATAATAattcattttcttgaaaaaagaAGAGTCTCTGACAAATCCTACGGCCTATGTCAGCTATAATCCACGTGTTCGTATACTACGATCagctaaatatatatatatatatatatatatatatatataataataatagtagtaAGCGAGTAAGCAAACAATTTTCCTGACCGGGCCGGGCACACGAGACTAATCGGGACAACGAgtggactctagcccgactaattAAGGTAGGAGTGATGATGCCCCGAGAtatcccgggtcatggataataTCCATGGTTAATGCCCGGGTCAGGAGAATAAAAGGTTCTGACCATACCAATAAAGTAATCGGACGGATCGGCACCCGAGTCATGAAATTACCCGGGATAACGAGAAAGTGGCTGCAAGAACCCAAAGAAGGGCCGGTCAATCAGAGACCAGGCCACGAGAGTACCCGAAGCCGAACCTCCCTGAGAAGTTATACATTTATGTTCTTATAAGGAATCCCGAGGAATACCTCACCATGATCATTTCGATATGAGTGAAGTATTTAATGCCGCCGATCAACAGTGTTTATAGCCGATTTATCTCTGACATTATTACAAGTGGTCAATAAATCAAGTGGCCTGGATGTGACAAGTgtgcgatttgacatgtcagaacaatagggtataatcagccaccctattataattaatgctctcacacgaagaacgaggtcatcattgaatcctttactataaatatcaggtttttTACTTGCATTTACTATCTTTCAGATATTAATTCACATTTAATACTCTCATTTGCTACACAACAATTAtcacagccatcacttggctacattggttttgTTGCTCCAGtgccctgctgacttaagcatcggagtggccacgccggactcccctccggcgcccattcacgtggttattttCTCATTCGCAGATCCTTCAAGGAGCTCGAGAGTTTACAATCCAAGTCCAGCGTCTAACTCCTATTTCCTCCAATATCCTGATAGTTTACCCGGCAGAGTTCCTGACCCGACTCGTCCGTTTCGCCCGGGTTGCATCAATAATATCCAGGCCATATGACCACACATAAATGTGTAGGAAAAACATTTGGCAAGGTCCCTATCACATGGGAATGTAGACGGATAATGGGTATGGTACAAGATAAAGATTTTTCAGTTGAGATCATTCTAATAGTTGAAATACCTTGCTCACAAGTCGTCGACCTCCTGACAAATGGCCTCAAACTTGTGATATATTCTCCCAACCCACGACTTGCCTTTTAAATCCATGGGAACATATAGGATGATTCCAAAAATTGATCAAGGCAACCCCTCCATAAATTAGAACACTAGAAATTAACCCGAACCATATAGATAAGATTCCATATGAACTTTACCCGCCAATGAATCTTAGCCATAAAAAGAACCAATACGAGATTTGGACCAAATTCGAAGGCGCGTCAATTAGTATTATTTATAAAGATCCAAGATTTATGAGCAAATTTCCATAATCCAAGCTCTAACATAAAATACCacacaaaataaagaaataaaactCGTTACTCTTGTCTCGTAATAAACTCTCCCAAGTGATGATACACCAAcgatcaattatcaacaaaaatTCACAAGTCAATTCAATATAGTTAAATAAGACTACTTGAAGATAATTCTGATCAAAttcaaaagagaaaaaaaaatccaaaacaataaaagcTTCCAAATAACAAGACCCCGTTTTTTCAATCTTCCATGGTTTATCAcataatccaaaaaaaaaaaacaaagaaagaaagaaaagaaaaaagaatttttttttgcataCTGATGTTTAGATATACGGTTTCACAAACAAAGCTGAAAGGAAGTGAAAAAATTGTTGAAGAACaacttaaaagcatgaaaaatTTTACCAACTATTTCGGAAAGGATGAACCTAGTTGTGAAAGAGCGCTAAAGGCGGCGGAGAACCCACCGGCCGGAAGTATGCGGCCTTTGGGAAAGCTGCTTTTTGAAGGAATGTTTTCCAGGTTCCGGTGTCGTATGGGAAATTTAGGGAGGCGGAGTATAACGTGACTTATTTAAAAAATAGGATACGTAGGTCAATTTATATAAATGGCTTTATGTTTTAAGTATAAATACAACGTTAAATTTTGTTAAAACCCTTAACATTGCATTCATTCTCCTTTCAATTCAGTCGACTCCAAACCTAAATATCTCTTTCGACCCCTTCTCAAATTTCCCTTATCTCGACATAAAAAATTTTTGACGCAGACTCAATTGAAAAAATAGCTAACCAAAATCTGTTAATATTCACGTTTATTTCGATTTATTGTTTCTGCGTGCGTGGTTTGTGTTCGTATGTGCCTggtttgtgttcttgttgaagAAGTTCGACACAAGCTTGGTCGACCCACGCTGGCGACCCAAGCGTGGGTCGACCAAAGAACATTGGGTCGACTCAATATTTTTGTTCGACCAAAGAACATTGGGTCGACCCACACTTGGGTCGATTCGACTCAAGCTTCGGTCAACCCACCCAAATTCTTCATTTATTTTTctaatgtatttatttttatttgtaacAGGTCTATTTGCCAAGAAAACTAGACAGAGATGCAATTTTTTCGCTTCAAATTGACCCTTGAATCCAGATATAAAGAGATTGTCGAGAAGATTCATCACTACTTGAACAACGAAGAGAGAGCCTATTTTTTAGCAGTctgataaggccaaatcttataaatatttttagggatttgattttataatatttgtcatTATCTAAAATTTGTATCCCTAATTATGTGTTTATCAGGATTAATTTTATAAtgattgtagatttgaataaaatagaaaaaatggCGAATTTTGGAGATAAGAGGATTTTACAAGATTTCAAAGGAAACAAAAtaccaaaagaaagaaaataaaatatttttatattttattatttttatattttattccttgataatATTGAAGTTTTGGAATAAATCTATGTAGATCTTGACAAAAATAAAATCTcacatttgaaaataaaatttacaattttatcTATATTTGTTATCTTGACAtgagcttaaaagatttgaaggaTGATGCCCATTGAAAGAGTAAAAGGAGGCGTGAAGGCAGAATAGAGGAGAGGCGcaaatagaaaaacaaaagAGCAGAAGAAGTGAGAGGAGGAGAAAGGAGAGAGGGAGGCAGAGAACCAAGAGATGAGCAAAGACGTGAACAGTgagagaaaagaagagagaggttaaatattagtctctgtgaaatcgatacttggactcatcatccatttagtataacttgacctagtccgttttctagatttattcccaaccgaaatcctCGGTCACAGTTTTCCTTTGGTAATTTGGTTAGGTATCATATAGATTTTAACATTTCTAGTCAAATTATCTGGTATTTAATGAGTAATCAAATAGTTGATACTGGTAGTGATGAGTTGTGGATGGTCGTGCACAATATGCCGgttagattttttttgttagaGTATTGTTTAATAACTGGTCTCGATTGCGTTATAGAGCCCGAAGATCTACCAGATAGAGGTGTCTTTGGCACCAGACACTTTTCCGGTAAGTCTGAGATTGTTTTGAGTGATTTGGAGGCAAATAACATTGTCCAAGTGCAGAATGAGAATGATATAGATGTGGAGAAATTAAAGATGACTAGTCTTTACTTCTGTTGTGCCGTCTTCTGTGAGGGGACTACGAAAAGACGATGAAGATCGACcctaaatacttgaggcttgtaGATGATTTGGATAGGTTTAACACTTATCCCTAGGGTAGAATAGCATATCGTGATGAGGTCCGATGTTTGAAGAAGGGCCTTTTAGGACGATATACTTACCTCACCGAGGCACATTGTCGGAAAAAAGTTGATGACAGCTTCCTTGTCGGTGGTTTTGTGATGCCTCTGCaggtatattattttttgattgtTAAAATACTTAATAACATTgttcgaaatttatgttacagATCATCGCTTATGAATATTATCCAAGCGTGGCACAAAAGTTTGCAAAGAGAAGAGATGTTGACAGTTTGATGTGACCCAGGTTGTTTCAGTGGATGACTAACACGTGGCCCTCAAACCGTGCCCCATCTGCTGTTGATGCCAGTGCAGCCTTTGGTGACTGTGCTATAGATGCAAGTAATATGAATTGATTTGATACAATAACTTTGgacataaatttaattaatctgaTACGTTAATAATTAAATGTAGGATTGTCTTGGATGTTTGACTCCTACTCCTGAGGAGCTCGTTTCACCGTATTATACGACCGgagtttttgttgattttgcGCCCGACGCGGTCATCACTCGAGTACTCGAGCTGTGGAGGTAGGGTCAAACAGTCATATGTAGCGAGCACCCTCTGAAGTCTCCCTCAATCTAGCACACGCCTTTATCTCCGAATGGTTCCAGCACCCCTTCTGCACATTTATCTCCGGATGGTTCCAGCACCCGTTCTGCTGATGCCACTAGATCCAGCTCCAGCACCAGTTCTCCCATACATACGGGTCCTAGAGTCCCCTTTGGACTCAATCCTTCCCGCCGCACATCACCCATGGAGCATCGTTTCGAGAGGCAGTTGACTGCATTGGAGGATTCTGTTACTTCTATGCGTCTTGAGATGAGAACATGATTTATTGAGACTAGAGCGCTTATCAGGGATATGAAATCAGGTTTCAATGAGCTGTGATCGAGTTTGGCCGAACAGATTAGAGCGGGTTTTGCTGAGATCAGGTCTCACACGCCAGGTGTTGCTGAGATCAGGTCTCCGACGCCAGTGCATGAGGAGAGAGATTATAGCATAACCTATAGCAAAGGGCGGAAGAGGAAATCATCCGAGACAGATTTTGGTgagttaatttattaattatatttacgtTTACGTAAGAGATTGATTTATTAGAATTTTCATTCTAATTTTAATTTGTTTGATGTATGCTGTTAGGTGTGGATTATAATATGGCTAGAGAAATTGGCAGTAGTAGCCAATCACACCCACAACCGATATTTGAGACTAGCCTTCCAACCATAACAGAGGAATCCTCCGAAGGTGAGTTAATGcactttttttattatatatttatgtatagtATACTAAACAATAAgctttttatttttagatattTAAGTGACTCTTGATGCGGTTATGTCAGGTGGCGAGGCGACCACGTCGAGAGGTTAGTACACCACATCTTATCTATTTATATTTGCATTAAAGTTGTTATAATTTATCAATTTACACAGGAAACCGTCAGTTTGGGGCAATTATAGATGACGGTGTGAGGCCATTTGCGGATAGCGTGACTTTGAAGGTAAACAACTCGCTGGCGCGAGTTAGGGCATCGATGCTCGTCCGTCCGCCGAGTAGGATTAAAGGATTTTATGAAGAATATGAGAAGTCGTTCTACGGGCCCATGGCGACCGCAAACTCACATGTCACTATCTCTGTAAGCATTTACTAGTCGTGTATATTTGTAGAGCAATTAATTTTAAACTTTGAAAACCTATTCTTCTGTCGAATTCAGCACATGGGCAAAGCTCTCCGAGGATTGCTTGAGATGCAGATCCGACATCCTGAAGTCATGTCACCAGATGTGTCGTTGATGGATAGGGAATTATACACTTTGATGTCAGTAGTGGCCGAAGATAAAGACAAAGTTGTCAACACAAATCTGGTGGGGATATTCAAAGGTATTGATCCAGAATGGTCGTGCCTCTCGTGAGAAAAGGAACGAATAATTCTCATCCCTGTCCACACAGATGGGCGCTGGTTTTTTCTAAAACTCGTGGCAGGGGTCAATAAGTGCATTATATTTGACTTGCAGCGAAGGCTAGACCCCAACTTCAAAGCTCTGAATGAGGATATAGAGCATATACTTATAAACGCTGCTCGTCTACTATCCATTGTCGGGAACAACCCACACCCTGAGAGGCCATTGTATATAAAGCTACATGATGAATTCATAGCCAAAATTAAACAGTACGTTGTCCTTTCTCTAATGTGTAGTATGTTTAGCATTGATAGATAGACTAATATTTTATTCCTCTttctattaaaaataataaaaaattcagtattgtttttatttttacagtgatAATTAAGGAGCATTTGTCTTAGCTGTTGCTGGATATGCTTTGTCGAGGAAGAGTGAGCAAATAGTACTAAATTTAAATGATAGACTCATATATCAGTTTAGATATTTTTTAGCCTGTAATATGTTTGATAATCACTGGACATTGTTTTGATGTATTGACATTCTTTTGATGTGATTATTGGACATTGTTTATAGTCGAATTTTGTTGTTGTACTGGACATTGTATGTAATTATTGGACATTGATTTTTGTTGTTGGTCAATTTGGGTCGACTCTGGTTGCTTTTTGGGTCGACCATGTTGATTTGTGA
The Primulina tabacum isolate GXHZ01 chromosome 9, ASM2559414v2, whole genome shotgun sequence DNA segment above includes these coding regions:
- the LOC142556470 gene encoding uncharacterized protein LOC142556470, with the protein product MSGGEATTSRGNRQFGAIIDDGVRPFADSVTLKVNNSLARVRASMLVRPPSRIKGFYEEYEKSFYGPMATANSHVTISHMGKALRGLLEMQIRHPEVMSPDVSLMDRELYTLMSVVAEDKDKVVNTNLVGIFKGIDPEWSCLS